The following coding sequences are from one Paenibacillus sp. JDR-2 window:
- a CDS encoding ABC transporter permease yields the protein MKIESASQQNEAALKNLGLNRRGMTYYLRRDWQLYALLMIPLAFVLTFKYAPMSGLILAFKNYKIAKGFWGSDWVGFQVFQEIFAKHDFGRAVRNTLLLNSLDLLFSFTMPIVLALLLNEVRGVRFKRVNQTLLYLPHFLSWIIIGAIAYQLLSESNGAINNLIAMMGGDRIPFLQDDTNWLISYLAIGVWQSMGWGTIIYLASISSINPEMYEAAIVDGAGRWRKVWNVTLPSIRVTIVTLLIMNLGKVMEGSFERVFALQNKATTEYTVTIPVLVYRWGIESGNFSRATALGLFQAVIGLVLVLAADRIAKKLGEDGIL from the coding sequence GTGAAAATTGAAAGCGCTTCACAGCAAAATGAAGCCGCTTTAAAAAATCTCGGATTAAACAGACGAGGAATGACGTATTATCTTCGGCGGGATTGGCAGCTCTATGCACTGTTAATGATTCCGCTGGCTTTTGTACTGACCTTCAAGTACGCACCGATGTCAGGCCTCATACTTGCATTTAAAAACTATAAAATTGCCAAAGGATTTTGGGGCAGCGACTGGGTAGGCTTTCAAGTATTCCAGGAAATATTCGCCAAGCATGACTTTGGCCGCGCCGTACGCAATACGCTTCTGCTTAACAGTCTTGATCTGTTGTTCAGCTTTACGATGCCGATTGTGCTGGCCCTGCTGCTGAACGAGGTAAGAGGCGTAAGATTTAAACGCGTGAATCAGACGCTGCTGTATCTGCCGCATTTTCTATCCTGGATTATTATCGGAGCAATTGCTTACCAGCTGCTTAGCGAGAGTAACGGCGCGATCAATAATCTCATTGCCATGATGGGCGGCGACCGGATTCCGTTCCTGCAGGATGATACCAATTGGCTGATCAGTTATCTGGCGATTGGCGTCTGGCAGAGCATGGGCTGGGGAACGATCATCTACCTTGCCTCGATCAGCAGCATCAACCCGGAAATGTACGAAGCAGCCATCGTTGACGGCGCCGGGCGCTGGAGGAAGGTATGGAACGTGACGCTGCCATCGATCCGCGTAACGATTGTTACCTTGCTTATCATGAATCTAGGCAAAGTCATGGAGGGCTCGTTCGAGCGCGTATTTGCCCTGCAAAACAAGGCTACGACGGAATACACGGTTACGATTCCCGTGTTGGTGTACCGTTGGGGGATTGAAAGCGGCAACTTCAGCCGGGCAACGGCGCTTGGATTATTCCAGGCTGTCATCGGACTTGTGCTTGTGCTTGCCGCGGACCGGATTGCGAAGAAGCTTGGCGAGGACGGAATTTTATAG
- a CDS encoding AraC family transcriptional regulator: MKRFPMMLQLMLILICVMAIPTAILTWYSGTQIVGYSEGAIANTSLEGLIANRELNENALSNLAQDAVQLAGTNIFDRIRSFRTYSALNSDYSDVSSALRILSELASLNHRVDGVYSTYFLLDEADYVVSTDRGITTLDRYEPVDWMDKALAGRRGIGGVWYPRQLQSGMQVVSYVLPLNRLSTTTRGTIVVNLKESQIASYLRSFEPGSEGFMLLKSDGTIISHNDKSLLLTDGNKQPFIKQILSNSKREGYAYHVLNGERLLYTWSRSEQLGWWNVNIYSMDQLMTKTYNLQKGIIFITGIIIIAGTILAVLLATWLSQPVRRLVRTMRERSNLGGTNKNELVFLESAFRRMQEEEEGLHTLLQEREQDTRSLSVHQLLRGEVKKQIAEMFPEPYYTVAVVSIDRYRRYVSKNNPETRSFHRYLLLSKCESLFPEDLYARGIYQGDGCFVFVINYGQEEMENGLQGIKAALVQIRDTALDLLGHSVTTGVSGQTEFRESIPERVAEATDAIKHRMIKGSGCIFYWKPDEDRGKKYIYPTNSERRIVNFLERADLGSILKELESIRAEIHSDSHVSYDNILFIYNQLIGVTIRHLRENNISTSRIFSGRGNIYSAIASTDTIDELENYLRDFFTEIVQHLERSTGEANHGERIIRYLEEHFRKEIVFEEMAKEIGISYSYMRKIVYELTGKSLIDYMNQLRIEKAKQLLVESKMTITQIASEVGYYNVQSFNRFFRKYEGMPPSSYKTSRSKTS; this comes from the coding sequence ATGAAACGATTTCCCATGATGCTTCAGCTGATGCTGATTCTGATCTGTGTCATGGCTATTCCTACTGCCATTCTGACCTGGTACAGCGGTACGCAAATCGTGGGTTACTCGGAAGGCGCAATTGCGAACACCTCGCTTGAAGGGCTTATTGCAAACAGGGAGCTTAACGAGAATGCCTTGAGCAATCTAGCGCAGGATGCGGTCCAGCTGGCCGGCACGAATATATTTGACCGGATCCGCAGCTTCAGGACGTATTCGGCGCTTAATTCGGATTATAGCGATGTGTCCAGCGCGCTAAGAATACTAAGTGAGCTGGCGAGTCTGAACCACCGCGTGGATGGCGTATACTCTACTTATTTCCTGCTTGATGAAGCGGATTACGTGGTCTCTACCGACCGGGGAATTACAACGCTGGACCGTTACGAACCGGTAGATTGGATGGACAAGGCGCTTGCCGGCAGGAGAGGAATCGGTGGCGTCTGGTACCCCCGCCAATTGCAGTCCGGCATGCAGGTCGTATCCTATGTTTTGCCGTTAAACCGCCTGTCAACGACTACGCGGGGAACGATTGTCGTGAATTTGAAGGAGAGCCAGATTGCCAGTTATTTAAGATCCTTTGAGCCTGGTTCGGAAGGCTTTATGCTCCTGAAATCCGACGGCACGATTATTTCGCATAATGACAAGTCCTTGCTTCTGACAGACGGCAATAAGCAGCCGTTTATCAAGCAAATCCTAAGTAATAGCAAAAGGGAAGGATATGCCTACCATGTATTAAACGGCGAACGGCTGCTGTATACCTGGTCCCGCTCGGAGCAGCTCGGCTGGTGGAACGTAAATATTTATTCGATGGATCAGTTAATGACGAAGACGTATAACCTTCAGAAGGGCATTATTTTTATTACGGGTATAATCATCATCGCTGGCACTATTCTTGCCGTTCTACTTGCCACCTGGTTGTCCCAGCCGGTCCGGAGGCTTGTCAGGACGATGCGCGAACGCAGCAATCTCGGCGGCACGAACAAAAACGAGCTGGTCTTCCTGGAGTCGGCGTTCAGGCGGATGCAGGAAGAGGAGGAAGGCTTGCATACGCTGCTTCAGGAGCGGGAGCAGGATACACGAAGCTTATCGGTTCATCAGTTGCTGCGCGGCGAAGTGAAGAAACAGATTGCGGAGATGTTCCCCGAGCCCTATTATACCGTTGCGGTTGTCTCCATTGACAGGTACAGGAGATACGTCAGCAAGAATAACCCGGAGACCCGCAGCTTCCACCGTTATCTTCTGCTCTCGAAATGCGAGAGCTTATTCCCGGAAGACCTGTATGCCCGGGGAATTTATCAAGGCGACGGCTGCTTCGTATTTGTGATCAACTACGGACAGGAAGAGATGGAGAACGGGCTTCAAGGAATAAAGGCTGCGCTTGTTCAAATCCGGGATACGGCGCTTGATCTGCTTGGACATTCGGTTACGACCGGAGTCAGCGGCCAGACGGAATTCAGGGAGTCGATCCCCGAGCGGGTTGCGGAGGCAACGGATGCAATCAAACACCGCATGATTAAAGGGAGCGGTTGTATTTTTTACTGGAAGCCTGATGAAGACCGCGGCAAGAAATACATTTACCCGACAAACAGCGAACGGCGTATCGTGAATTTCCTGGAGCGTGCCGACCTGGGCAGCATTCTGAAGGAACTGGAGAGTATCCGGGCCGAAATTCATTCCGATTCTCACGTTTCCTATGACAATATCCTGTTTATCTACAACCAGTTGATTGGCGTTACCATCCGTCATCTCCGGGAGAATAACATCAGCACTTCGCGGATTTTCTCCGGACGGGGAAATATCTACTCGGCGATTGCTTCCACCGACACGATTGACGAGCTGGAGAACTATCTGCGCGATTTCTTTACCGAGATTGTTCAGCATCTGGAGCGGAGTACGGGAGAAGCGAATCACGGCGAACGAATTATTCGTTATCTGGAGGAACATTTCCGCAAGGAAATCGTGTTCGAGGAGATGGCGAAGGAGATTGGCATCAGCTATTCCTATATGCGGAAGATCGTGTATGAATTAACCGGCAAAAGCCTCATCGATTATATGAATCAATTACGGATCGAGAAGGCGAAGCAGCTGCTTGTGGAATCAAAAATGACGATAACGCAAATTGCTTCCGAAGTGGGCTACTATAACGTTCAAAGCTTTAACCGGTTTTTCCGCAAGTATGAAGGGATGCCGCCAAGCAGCTATAAGACATCGAGATCCAAGACATCGTAA
- a CDS encoding glycoside hydrolase family 88/105 protein, with translation MKTVKLDATAIDLKQIVGQVADYTFGMDLTWDWPGGVAFYGVSRAYEVTGEKAYLERMASWVDEYIEVGLPGWTVNTCAMGHMLLTLYEHTQDRKYLDIIMSKVDYLENKALRFGDRVLQHTVSSKNDFPEQCWADTLFMAAYFLLRVGVMQGRKDLIEDALHQFYWHINYLQDEEDGLWYHGYNHINKDHMSGMYWARANAWAAYTMSRAARGVPEGYLYPPMMHIWGSLRDQLAAIKRLQKEDGLWGTVLDYPEAYGEVSATAGIAAAMVTQNNPLHGKYVQKALDGVLANITSSGRVLNVSGGTAVMNDIDGYLSIGKKWAQGWGQGLALALLAAVIENENSKQG, from the coding sequence ATGAAGACCGTGAAGCTGGATGCAACGGCAATCGATTTGAAGCAAATCGTCGGACAAGTGGCGGATTATACGTTTGGCATGGATCTGACCTGGGATTGGCCGGGCGGAGTTGCCTTTTACGGGGTAAGCCGGGCGTACGAAGTAACGGGAGAGAAAGCTTATCTGGAACGGATGGCTTCCTGGGTGGATGAATATATAGAAGTTGGCCTTCCGGGCTGGACGGTTAATACATGCGCGATGGGACATATGCTGCTCACCTTGTACGAGCATACGCAGGATCGGAAATATCTCGATATCATTATGAGCAAGGTCGATTATCTTGAAAATAAAGCTTTGCGCTTTGGCGACCGGGTATTGCAGCACACCGTATCCTCGAAAAATGATTTCCCGGAGCAGTGCTGGGCGGATACTTTGTTTATGGCCGCCTATTTTCTTTTGCGGGTAGGCGTCATGCAAGGCCGCAAGGATCTGATTGAGGATGCCCTTCATCAATTTTATTGGCATATCAATTACTTGCAGGATGAGGAAGACGGCTTATGGTATCATGGCTACAATCATATCAACAAGGATCATATGTCCGGCATGTACTGGGCACGCGCTAATGCTTGGGCGGCGTATACGATGTCCCGGGCGGCAAGGGGAGTGCCGGAAGGTTATCTGTATCCGCCAATGATGCATATTTGGGGCTCTCTGCGAGACCAGCTTGCCGCGATCAAGAGACTGCAGAAGGAGGATGGTCTCTGGGGAACGGTACTCGATTATCCGGAAGCCTATGGTGAAGTCTCGGCGACCGCAGGGATTGCCGCTGCGATGGTTACGCAGAACAATCCGCTGCACGGCAAGTATGTGCAGAAGGCGCTGGACGGCGTTCTTGCCAACATTACGTCTAGCGGTAGAGTATTAAACGTATCCGGCGGAACGGCCGTTATGAACGATATTGACGGCTATCTCAGCATCGGCAAGAAATGGGCGCAAGGCTGGGGGCAAGGGCTGGCGCTAGCTTTGCTTGCCGCCGTTATCGAGAACGAGAATAGTAAGCAGGGCTAA
- a CDS encoding helix-turn-helix transcriptional regulator, translating into MNEQASFAFRNDDPSILTLDSIGWQSIQNPDYSFTGDERPDFGHVIFQYTLNGLGYIEYEQQCIPLPRGTGFLVKVPSKHRYFYKSEDEPWEVLWLNLSGDEASRIWDLVIAQEGPIIRRDPNSPIIHAFRKLLRSIAEEKITDKYQLSAKVYEWMIALVQTSREVSREISTSSSSLIQRAKDFMKQHYAQPLTLDQLAEHCGVNKYHLCRLFQKSDQTSPLAYLRDRRMEAAVALLRTTELPVQTIGEMCGFENSSYFGKVFREYMSMTPKEYRMKKIEFPYDAIYYE; encoded by the coding sequence ATGAACGAACAGGCATCCTTTGCGTTTCGAAATGACGACCCGTCTATTCTGACGCTGGACTCTATCGGCTGGCAGAGCATTCAGAACCCCGATTACAGCTTTACGGGCGATGAACGGCCGGACTTTGGACATGTCATTTTTCAATATACCCTAAACGGTCTAGGCTATATCGAATACGAGCAGCAATGCATACCGCTGCCGAGGGGAACCGGATTTCTCGTCAAAGTTCCTAGTAAACACCGGTACTTTTATAAAAGCGAAGACGAACCCTGGGAGGTGCTTTGGCTCAATCTGAGCGGCGATGAAGCAAGCCGGATCTGGGATCTTGTTATCGCGCAGGAAGGACCGATTATCCGGCGGGATCCGAACTCCCCGATTATTCACGCATTCCGGAAGCTCCTCCGGTCGATTGCCGAAGAGAAGATAACGGATAAATATCAGCTGTCCGCAAAGGTCTATGAATGGATGATCGCTTTGGTGCAGACGAGCAGGGAAGTCAGCCGGGAGATTAGCACAAGCTCCAGCAGCCTTATTCAACGGGCGAAGGATTTTATGAAGCAGCACTATGCGCAGCCGTTAACCTTAGACCAGCTGGCCGAGCATTGCGGTGTCAACAAGTATCATTTATGCCGGTTGTTCCAGAAGTCGGATCAGACTTCGCCGCTCGCTTATTTGCGGGACCGGAGAATGGAGGCTGCCGTCGCTTTGCTTAGAACAACGGAGCTTCCCGTCCAGACGATAGGCGAAATGTGCGGCTTTGAAAATTCAAGCTACTTCGGCAAGGTATTTCGGGAGTATATGTCGATGACCCCCAAAGAATACCGGATGAAAAAGATCGAGTTTCCTTATGACGCCATCTATTACGAATGA
- a CDS encoding helix-turn-helix domain-containing protein: MMRRVVPAFPSEPLPLQLETIGFNPDQETLDRPEGYPYFHWLQTLEGEGELTVSGQTWKMNERSGVLLAPGTPHRYEARNGWWQTGYITFRGGMAASIVQSIGWGSAERFQWEAGNDRISDQLFKMLTFAESGSDPSGWQSSADLYQFLTLLRTNARTDNRPSMSKRLERIQGLLAWLEQHFANPEIGLADMAAQLGIGERQLNERFRELFGQTAYSYLIQLRIRKAKEWLPSRPDWTVRRIGEAVGFRDASHFVSTFRQREGMTPETYRKLYGR, encoded by the coding sequence ATGATGCGACGAGTCGTTCCCGCCTTCCCTTCGGAACCGCTGCCCTTGCAGCTCGAAACGATTGGCTTTAACCCTGATCAGGAGACCTTGGACAGACCGGAAGGCTATCCCTATTTCCATTGGCTCCAAACCTTGGAAGGTGAAGGCGAATTAACGGTTAGCGGTCAAACCTGGAAAATGAATGAGCGCTCCGGCGTCCTTCTTGCCCCGGGCACGCCACACCGTTACGAGGCCAGAAACGGCTGGTGGCAGACGGGTTATATTACGTTTCGCGGAGGTATGGCTGCCAGTATCGTGCAGTCTATCGGCTGGGGAAGCGCCGAGCGCTTCCAATGGGAGGCCGGCAATGACCGGATTAGCGATCAGCTGTTTAAAATGCTGACCTTTGCCGAATCCGGAAGCGATCCATCCGGCTGGCAGTCGTCGGCCGATTTGTACCAATTCCTGACGCTCCTTCGGACCAATGCCCGAACGGATAACCGCCCGTCCATGTCCAAACGGCTGGAGCGGATTCAGGGGCTGCTGGCCTGGCTGGAACAGCATTTTGCCAACCCTGAGATCGGATTGGCCGACATGGCCGCGCAGCTTGGCATCGGCGAGAGGCAGCTGAACGAAAGATTCCGCGAGCTGTTTGGCCAAACGGCCTATTCGTATCTCATTCAGCTGCGGATCCGGAAAGCGAAGGAATGGCTGCCTTCCCGGCCGGACTGGACCGTGCGCCGCATCGGCGAAGCGGTAGGCTTTCGCGACGCGAGCCATTTCGTCTCCACCTTCCGCCAAAGGGAAGGCATGACGCCGGAAACTTACCGGAAGTTGTATGGACGTTAA
- a CDS encoding carbohydrate ABC transporter permease: MKASNSALAVHRRRRFDIWDVLIHLSIILASLACLLPFLHVVSKSLSEDAFVIANKVFIWPEGFTLEAYKKIFADHSILRSLYVSVMVTVLFTIIGMIITICAAYPLSRKQLKGRTVLTFIFIFTLYFSGGIIPEYLLVNNLGLLDTMWSIILPPAFSAFNLLIMKTALSSSIPDSLEESARIDGAGHFRILVSIVLPLSKPIIATLSLFYAVGRWNTYQDALFYIKQNVDMRPLQLKLYYLVIQASESFQLEATQVSLSNPEVLKASCVVFATLPIICVYPFIQKYFVQGVMLGAVKE; the protein is encoded by the coding sequence ATGAAAGCTTCTAACAGCGCACTTGCTGTTCATCGCAGAAGGCGGTTTGATATTTGGGATGTGCTGATCCACCTCTCTATCATCCTCGCTTCGCTTGCCTGTTTGCTGCCTTTTCTGCATGTCGTATCCAAATCTTTAAGCGAAGACGCATTTGTGATTGCGAATAAAGTTTTCATCTGGCCGGAAGGGTTTACTTTGGAAGCATACAAGAAGATTTTCGCGGATCACAGTATTTTGCGTTCCTTGTATGTATCGGTCATGGTGACGGTGCTGTTCACAATCATTGGAATGATTATTACCATATGCGCCGCGTATCCGTTATCCCGTAAACAATTAAAGGGACGTACCGTGCTGACCTTCATCTTTATTTTCACCCTGTATTTCAGCGGCGGTATCATTCCCGAATATTTGCTGGTTAACAACCTGGGGCTGCTGGACACCATGTGGTCTATTATCCTGCCGCCGGCCTTCAGCGCCTTTAACCTGCTGATCATGAAGACGGCGCTGTCGAGCAGCATACCGGACAGTCTGGAGGAATCGGCTAGGATTGACGGAGCCGGACATTTCCGGATTCTTGTCAGCATTGTGCTGCCGCTGTCCAAACCAATCATTGCAACCTTGTCTCTCTTCTATGCGGTTGGGCGCTGGAATACGTACCAAGACGCATTGTTTTACATCAAGCAAAACGTGGATATGCGGCCGCTGCAGCTGAAGCTGTATTACCTGGTTATTCAAGCGAGCGAAAGCTTCCAGCTGGAAGCGACTCAGGTATCGCTCAGTAATCCCGAAGTGCTTAAAGCATCCTGCGTGGTGTTCGCGACTCTTCCCATTATTTGCGTGTACCCGTTTATCCAGAAGTATTTTGTCCAAGGCGTTATGCTTGGGGCCGTGAAGGAATAA
- a CDS encoding beta-galactosidase: MINAKKPKIWYGGDYNPDQWEKEVWDEDLRMFKLSGIDVATLNVFAWAKNQPDEDTYDFGWLDEMMDKLHADGVGVCLATSTAAHPAWMARKYPDVLQVDFNGNKRKFGGRHNSCPNSPTFRKYSVRMAEKLAERYKDHPALLIWHINNEYGGAGNCYCDNCEAAFRVWLKDRYGTIEEVNKAWNTAFWGHIFYDFEDIVLPSGRSEEWYGANGRTETNFQGLSLDYMRFHSDSLLECYKLEYEAVKKVTPDIPVTTNLMGAFKKLDYHKWAKHMDVVSWDNYPRFDTPHSYTGMMHDLMRGLKDGQPFMLMEQTPSQQNWQPYNSLKRPGVMRLWSYQAVARGADTILFFQLRRSTGACEKYHGAVIEHVGHEHTRVFRECAELGAELGKLGDTLLDARVKAKVAILFDWENWWAIEMSSGPSIALKYVNEAHKFYDALYRAGIAADVVSVEADLSGYDLVIAPVMYMVKDGVAEKLEAYTAAGGAVITTYFSGIVNETDLVTLGGYPGKLRKLLGIWAEEIDALLPSQRNRIVLSDNMLGSQAEYECGMLCDLIHSEGAEVKAVYGDDFYRGMPALTVNKFGEGEAWYLATSPEEAFLQDWLPQLCASRGIKPLVSGTPEGVETTIRSKDGQDYLFVLNHNADAVTVTLREQSGIDLLTGASVQGGTTELKGYDVQIIKVNRE; this comes from the coding sequence ATGATAAATGCGAAAAAACCGAAAATCTGGTACGGCGGTGACTATAATCCGGATCAATGGGAGAAGGAAGTCTGGGACGAGGATTTACGGATGTTCAAGCTTTCCGGAATCGATGTGGCAACGCTTAACGTATTTGCCTGGGCAAAAAACCAGCCTGATGAGGATACCTACGATTTCGGCTGGCTCGACGAGATGATGGACAAGCTTCATGCGGACGGCGTTGGCGTCTGTCTGGCTACAAGCACGGCAGCGCATCCCGCGTGGATGGCCCGTAAATATCCGGATGTGCTGCAAGTCGATTTCAACGGCAACAAACGCAAGTTTGGCGGCCGCCATAACTCCTGTCCGAACAGCCCAACCTTCCGCAAGTATTCGGTGCGCATGGCCGAGAAGCTTGCCGAGCGGTACAAAGATCACCCGGCTCTGCTCATCTGGCATATCAACAATGAATACGGCGGCGCGGGCAACTGCTATTGCGACAATTGCGAAGCGGCTTTCCGAGTATGGCTTAAGGATCGTTACGGAACGATTGAAGAAGTGAACAAAGCTTGGAATACGGCATTCTGGGGCCATATTTTCTACGACTTTGAAGATATCGTTCTGCCAAGCGGCCGCAGCGAGGAATGGTACGGCGCGAACGGCCGGACGGAGACAAACTTCCAAGGTCTGTCGCTCGATTACATGCGTTTCCATTCGGACAGCCTGCTCGAGTGCTATAAGCTGGAGTACGAAGCGGTCAAGAAGGTTACGCCGGATATTCCGGTTACAACCAACCTGATGGGCGCTTTCAAAAAGCTGGATTATCATAAATGGGCGAAGCACATGGACGTTGTATCCTGGGATAACTACCCGCGCTTCGATACGCCGCACAGCTATACCGGCATGATGCATGATCTGATGCGAGGCCTGAAGGACGGCCAGCCGTTTATGCTGATGGAGCAGACGCCAAGCCAGCAGAACTGGCAGCCGTACAACTCGCTTAAGCGTCCGGGCGTTATGCGCTTATGGAGCTACCAGGCCGTTGCGCGCGGAGCGGATACGATCCTGTTCTTCCAGCTTCGCCGTTCGACCGGGGCATGCGAGAAATATCACGGCGCGGTTATCGAGCATGTCGGCCACGAGCATACCCGCGTATTCCGCGAATGCGCGGAGCTTGGCGCGGAGCTCGGGAAGCTGGGAGATACTTTGCTGGATGCGAGAGTGAAAGCAAAGGTTGCGATCCTGTTCGATTGGGAAAACTGGTGGGCGATTGAGATGTCCAGCGGTCCGTCCATTGCTCTTAAATACGTGAATGAAGCTCATAAATTCTATGATGCGCTATACCGTGCCGGCATTGCGGCCGATGTGGTCAGCGTAGAAGCGGACCTCAGCGGCTACGACCTGGTTATCGCGCCGGTCATGTACATGGTGAAGGATGGCGTGGCGGAGAAGCTGGAAGCCTATACGGCTGCCGGCGGCGCGGTTATTACAACCTACTTCAGCGGTATCGTAAACGAGACCGATCTGGTAACGCTCGGCGGTTACCCGGGCAAGCTGCGCAAATTGCTTGGCATCTGGGCGGAAGAGATTGATGCCCTGCTTCCTTCGCAGCGCAACCGGATTGTTCTGTCGGACAACATGCTTGGCTCTCAGGCGGAATACGAGTGCGGCATGCTCTGCGATCTGATTCACTCGGAAGGCGCCGAAGTAAAGGCCGTATACGGGGATGATTTCTACCGCGGCATGCCTGCTCTAACGGTTAACAAGTTTGGCGAAGGCGAAGCCTGGTACCTGGCGACAAGTCCGGAAGAAGCCTTCCTGCAGGACTGGCTGCCTCAGCTATGCGCTTCCCGCGGCATCAAACCGCTGGTTTCCGGCACGCCGGAAGGCGTGGAGACAACGATCCGCTCCAAAGACGGCCAGGATTATCTGTTTGTGCTTAATCACAATGCGGATGCCGTTACGGTTACGCTCCGAGAGCAGTCCGGGATTGATCTGCTTACTGGCGCCAGCGTTCAAGGCGGCACAACAGAGCTTAAAGGCTATGACGTGCAGATCATTAAGGTTAATCGGGAATAG
- a CDS encoding ABC transporter substrate-binding protein, translating into MSKKNMVSMFMALFVVFGILSGCTNNNNSNTKSSTEPSPSASDTASNTPSDSPASKYPDYSKGFPEKVTLQIPVYERAFEGWNVSDNYYTRWIQKEFGDKYNIDVKFVPITRNSEVTDYEQLLASHKAPDIIFHYDMPQALAYYGEDVMQELDYDEIANYAPTYWKNMSETIKQYGVVDGKNVFFFAQRPPADNFTTLIRKDWVEKVGMKVEDLTSLEKYNEMLEKWKAAGLGVAGAALLQNNYTFNYAFRDWPIDPKYRALYSDLGVADLTTKETEKYLKNLNYQYNHGLIDKEFYLRNDDAKTKAEFVAGKTGTYGFYLASNTDVLTATLKNNPDAQFAVLPGTAGVPEGNKPQGRAYWPFGLIMGINYESTDEERAAVWMYLEWMSQPKNLFYLQNGVEGQNYTLDADGLAVKNPDYKGEAVLSQNNNKDYFALVSEVVQYTDPAVTRKAYLQNWSPPGYENLAEDVLNNFEKLAEFRTPDALFSVVLEKVNEYKTDLNSLFQELYVKVALAPEDQFDKVYGDAKKTYLDAGYQEILDEKQKAIDAGQFK; encoded by the coding sequence ATGAGCAAAAAAAATATGGTATCCATGTTTATGGCTTTGTTTGTGGTATTCGGCATTTTGTCGGGCTGCACGAATAACAACAATTCGAATACAAAGAGCTCTACCGAACCTTCTCCTTCCGCAAGCGATACAGCCAGCAATACGCCAAGCGATAGTCCGGCAAGCAAGTATCCGGATTATTCGAAAGGCTTCCCGGAGAAGGTTACTCTTCAGATCCCGGTTTATGAACGCGCTTTCGAAGGCTGGAACGTCTCCGACAACTACTATACGCGCTGGATTCAGAAGGAATTCGGCGATAAGTACAATATCGACGTAAAATTCGTGCCGATCACAAGAAACAGCGAAGTTACGGACTATGAGCAGCTGCTTGCTTCGCACAAAGCACCGGATATTATTTTCCACTACGATATGCCGCAAGCGCTTGCCTACTACGGCGAGGATGTCATGCAGGAGCTGGACTACGATGAAATCGCCAACTACGCGCCTACTTACTGGAAAAATATGAGCGAGACAATCAAGCAATACGGTGTCGTAGACGGCAAAAACGTATTCTTCTTTGCACAGCGTCCGCCAGCCGATAACTTCACCACGCTGATCCGCAAAGATTGGGTGGAGAAGGTTGGCATGAAAGTGGAGGATCTGACCTCCCTTGAGAAATATAACGAAATGTTAGAGAAATGGAAGGCGGCTGGACTTGGGGTTGCCGGCGCAGCCCTCTTGCAGAATAACTATACCTTCAACTATGCCTTCCGTGATTGGCCGATTGACCCGAAATACCGCGCGCTGTATTCCGATCTTGGCGTAGCGGACCTGACTACGAAGGAAACAGAGAAGTACCTGAAAAACCTGAACTACCAGTACAATCATGGGCTGATCGACAAAGAATTCTATTTGCGCAATGACGATGCGAAGACGAAAGCGGAATTCGTTGCAGGCAAAACAGGCACATACGGCTTCTATCTCGCTAGCAACACCGACGTTCTGACTGCTACATTGAAGAACAATCCGGATGCACAATTTGCAGTGCTTCCAGGTACGGCTGGAGTTCCGGAAGGCAACAAGCCGCAAGGCCGTGCATACTGGCCATTCGGCTTGATTATGGGGATCAACTATGAATCGACGGATGAGGAACGTGCCGCTGTATGGATGTACCTCGAATGGATGAGCCAGCCGAAGAACCTGTTCTACCTCCAGAACGGTGTTGAAGGTCAGAACTATACGCTGGATGCAGACGGTCTTGCCGTTAAGAATCCGGATTACAAAGGGGAAGCTGTACTATCCCAGAACAACAATAAAGACTATTTCGCACTCGTCAGTGAAGTTGTGCAATATACGGATCCGGCTGTAACGCGCAAAGCCTACTTGCAAAATTGGTCGCCTCCCGGCTACGAGAACCTTGCTGAAGACGTGCTGAATAATTTTGAGAAGTTAGCGGAATTCCGTACGCCGGATGCTCTGTTCAGCGTTGTCCTTGAGAAAGTAAACGAGTACAAAACCGATCTGAACTCGCTCTTCCAGGAGCTGTACGTGAAGGTGGCTCTGGCTCCGGAGGATCAGTTCGACAAAGTCTATGGGGATGCGAAGAAAACGTATCTGGATGCCGGCTATCAGGAAATTCTCGATGAGAAGCAAAAAGCGATCGACGCAGGCCAATTTAAGTAA